The sequence below is a genomic window from Nakamurella deserti.
GGTCCCGGTCCCACTGCACGAACATTCTGACGTCGTGACCGGCGGCCGCCTCACCCGCCCGGTGCACCACGGTCCGCAGGGACGCGATGTCGGCCGGCGAGGCGTGCCAGATGGCGTCCTCGACGACGAGCGGCTCGAGTGCGTCCCGGATCCGGACCGCCTCGGCGACCGGCACCGCGGCGCCGTCCCACGACACCCGTGCCCGGCCCGACGGTGTAGGGCGGTCCGCCACGAACACGCCGCCGCCGGGCCCCGGACGCGCCACGATCAGCCCCCGCGACTGCGCGAGTCGCAGCGCCTCGTTGAACGTCCCGACCGAGCCGCCGCAGAGATGCCGGAGCTCGTGCTTGTAACCCAACCGGGAACCGGGCAGCGCCCCGCGGACCAGTTCGGCGATGCGTTCGGCGATCTGCTCGGCGCGGTTGCCGACGCCGCGTTCGGCGTAGCCCCCCCGGGCCGGGTGTTCGATCACGGTCACGTCCGCACCCCACCGTGGCGGTGCGCCGTCACAGCGCCAGCACCTTCCGCTCGTGCATGTCCACCAGGTCCGACAGCATCTTCCGCAGATCGGTGTAGTCGGAGAACGGCAGCAGATGGCTGTGGTAGCGCCGCAGGCTGTCCAGGGAGACGTGCACCGCCGGCCGGTTGTCCACCTTGGCCATCACCATGTCTCCGCTCACCGTGATGGTGATGGTGTGGTTGCGGTAGGTGAAGGTGATCGTGGTCGGTGGCGGCGCGGCGGCTCCCGCGCCGGCCGCGGCCATCGCGACCGGTTCCTGCCGGAAGCCGGCCGCCATCAGTGCCGCGACGATGCCGGCACCGCCGACCCCGGTCAACGCCTGTCGTCTGTTCACCATGGTCGTCCCCTCAGATGTACGAGTAGCCGGGAGTGCCGGCGGTCTGCGCGTCGTGCAGCGTGGAGATGTCCTGGACGCCGTTGGGTGTCCAGCCGGACCAGAGCAGGGACGTCATGACGTCGTCGGCGCGCTGACCGGCGTAGCTGGTACCGGCGCTGGCGTTGGTCGGTGCGTACGGGCGCCGCGGGGTGGCGGCGCTCTGCCAGGTCCACCACAGCCGGTCCACGTTGGCGTGGTGCAGCCAGAACACCGGGTCGTTCGGTGACGTGCCGACGAGCATGTCCCCGGCCACCCACCGGTGGACCTGGTTGTGCAGCCGGGGACCCCCGAGCCAGCCCTCGAGCCGGTTGCGGAAGCTGGACGTGGACGACTTGTTGTACGGCGGCCGGTCGTAGGTGGTGTATGTCATCAGATCCGCGATCTGGTTCTCGTCGGGCAGCGTGGACGATCCGGCGCTGTCCCGTCCCAGCAGCCGGATCAGACCGGCTGAGGTCCGGCGGTTGAACGACCGTGTCGAGTTGTTCCAGATCAACGCCTGCCAGTCGGCGAAGGGCCCGTTCAGCACGCGGTTGCCGGCAGCCATGTCGCCGTCGCCGCCGAGATACGCCGGCGTCCACAGTTTCGAGCGCCGGGGATTTCCGGCGTTCAGCCGCGCCTCGACCTCCCACGCCCAGTACGGAATGCCCGCGATGGGGGTGGTGCCGGCCGGCGCGGCCGCGATCAGCATCGTCTCGAGTTCCCACAGGCACGCCCGGTGCCACGGCAGGAATATCGGGCCGGAATGGCCCGCATTGCTCTCCGCACCCGCGGGCGTCGGCGTGTTCATGGCCGTCATGTGCCGACGGATGAAATCGTCGTAGGCGCCACTGGTCTTCAACGCCCTGAATGCATTCGTCAGTTTCGTGACCTCAGCCTGGGGCAGACTGAGAATGTTCGCTCTTTGACGCAACGGAATCCTCTTCTCCTGCAGCGGGGCCCGGGCCGGGAGGGGGATCCACTCTCGACCGGACAGGCGCTCGGGGAGCACGCGGTGAGCGGCACCCGGGTGGCGACGGGGGGTCCATCGGAGCCGCCGTCAGCAGACCAAATCGGAGAACTGTGCGCAACCCGGACAACCCGGTCGCCGGATGGTTCATTCAGAAGGGGGCGCTGGTCACCACGGGCGGCGCACCTGGGCTACCGCCGGCTCTCGCATTACGAGGATTACCGCCTGAATTGTAGACGCCGAGTATTCGCACTGTGACGCGAAGTGACCGTGCGTCGACGGAAATTCACGATACGACATCTTCTCGTCATGATCGACGACCGCTGCGGCCATGTACCGGTCGTCGTCGGGCACTTCGGACCGGTAAACGAACATGATGAATACGACGGATCTCCCCTTCCGGGAACGGCGGCTGACCGACGGTGTCGACCGGGAACACCCGGCGCGGCGTCGCGTTCACCCGTTCACCGCGTCCGCCGGACCGGCCGACCGACCGCGTTGACGGCGCATCGGACAATTGGTATGAAGTACCTCGGCTCGATCGGAAAGCGTTGTCGAAGCCCAGTCGTCGGTCGACATTCACACCTCCCAACGATTTCCGTCTGCTTTTCCGTGCCTGCACGCATGTTCATCGGAGCGTGAAATGAATTCAACAACGGTGATTCCGGGCGGCGTCGACGCCACCCCGGTGGCCGGTGTTCCGGTCGGCGGGCTGCCGATCCCCACGGACCAGGACGAGATTGACCGGTACCGGGTCGAGATCGACCGGATCGACGAGTGGCTGGTCACCGCGGTGCGGCGACGCACCGAGCTGTCCCGCGCGATCGGAGCGGCCCGCCGGGATCTCGGCGGCCCGCGCGTGGTCTACAGCCGCGAGCTCTCGATCCTGCGCCGGTTCCGCGGGCTGGGGCCGCGGGGCACCGATCTGGGTCTGCTGCTCCTCGAACTGGGCCGCGGCTCGCTGGGCCACGCCCTCGTCCCCCTGCCGGACGAGTCGACCCCGGCCGCGTCGGCGGTGCACGCATGACGGCCGTCCCACTCCGTCCGGATGATCGCGAGATCGACTCCGCACTCGCCGATCTCGCGGCCTCCGTCGCTCCCGGTCCGACGGCACCCGGGGACGGCCACCACCCGGTCGGCGACCACCAGCTCGAGATCGTCATCCCCGCACTGAACGAGGAGACGCGGATCGGGCCCACGCTGGCCGCCGTCTGCCGCTACCTCGCCACCCTGCCCTTCCGGTCGTCCGTCATCGTGGTCGACAACGGGAGTGCCGACGGCACTCCGGATGTCGTGCGGCGCTGGAACTCCGCGGCCGTCCCGGTCCGGCTGATGGGCTGTCGGCACGCCGGCAAGGGCGCCGCGGTCAAGGCCGGCGTGCTGGCCTCGCGGGCCCGCTGGGTGGGCTACTGCGACGCCGATCTGTCCACGCCGATCACCACCCTGGCGCAGGTCCTGCGCGAGCTGGAGGCGGGTTCCCGCGTGGTCATCGGATCCCGCCGGTGCGCCGGTGCGAGCTACCGGCAGCAGCAACCCCTCGTGCGCCGCACGGCGGGCTGGGCGTTCCGCCGGTTGACCCGTTCCGTGGCCCTCGGGGTCGCCGACACCCAGTGCGGCTTCAAGTTCTTCGACCGACCGACCGCGCAGCGGCTGTTCGCCCAGGTGTGGACCACCGGGTTCGCCTTCGACGTGGAGCTGCTGTCCGCCGCGCACCGGTTGGGTGTCCCGGTGGTCGAGGTGCCCGTCGAGTGGTCGGACCAGGAGGGCTCGACCCTGCGCGTGCTGGACCAGGCGTTACGCGTGCTGCGCGAGGTCCACTACCTGCGGACCCTGGACGCGACCGGCAGCGCCGATGGCGACGTCGCGATCGTCGCGCCGCCCACCGTGGTGGTCCCGCCCACCCTCACCGCGGAGAGCAGCGCGTCCGCCGAGATCTCCGTGATCGACACCGCCCCCACCGGCCCGGACGGCCCGCTCGACCGGACACTCGACGCGTCGCTCGAGGAACGGCGGGTCGGATGAGGATCGCCATTCTCAACTGGCGCGACTTCCGCCATCCCGAGGCCGGCGGCGCCGAGCTCTACTGCCACGAGGTGGCACGCGAGTTGGCGGCGGACGGCCACAGGGTGGTGCTCGTGACCTCCCGGCCCGAGCGCACCCGTGGACGCGAGAACCGGGACGGCTACACGATCGTGCGCCGCGGGGGCCGTTTCACCGTGTACCCGGCGGTCCTGTGGTGGCTGCTGATCCACCGCAACCGCGTCGACGCGGTGCTCGACAGTCAGAACGGCATCCCGTTCTTCGCACCCCTGGCGGTCCGTCGTCGCACGGCGGTGGTGCTCCTGATGCACCACGTCCACCAGGACCAGTTCGGTCTCTACTTCGGCCGGCTCGGCGCCGCGGTCGGGCGGTGGCTGGAGGCCACGGTCGCCCGTCGGGTGTACGGACACCGCCCGGTGGCGGCGGTCTCGCCCTCGACCCGCGCGGCCGTGCGGCGCCGGCTGCGCTTCCGCGGGCCCATCCGGCTCGCCCCGTGCGGACTGCCCACCGAGCTGCCGGCCGACCGTGCCCGGTCGGCGACGCCTCGCATCGTCACCGTGGGCCGGTTGGTGCCGCACAAGCAGCTCCGGCTGCTCGTCGACGCGATGCCGGTGGTGTCCGCCACCGTCCCCGACGTCGAGCTGCACCTCGTCGGGGACGGCCCGGACCGACCGTTCCTGGAGGCCCTCGCGGCCGTCCGGGGCGTGTCGGACCGGGTCGTGTTCCATGGTCGCGTCCCCGACCACGTGCGCGACGACCTGCTGGGGTCGGCATGGCTCACCGTCAACCCGACCCGCGGCGAGGGATGGGGACTGTCGGTCATGGAGGCGAACCGGCACGGCGTGCCGACCGTCGCCCTGCGCGTCGACGGCATCCGGGATTCGGTGGTCGACGGGGTCACCGGCTGGCTCGTCGACGCCCCCGGCGAACTCGGCCCCACGATCGCCCGGGCGCTCACCACACTCGCCGACCCGGTCGAGAGCCACCGCTGGGAGGCGGCGACCCGCGGCTGGTCGGCACGCTTCACCTGGCGGCGGACCGCGGAGCACCTCGGTGCGATGCTGCGCCAGGAGCTGGCCCGCCGCGAGCAGGCGATCGACCGCCGCAGCGTCAGCACCGACCTGGCCACCGTCATCGAAGTCCCCGCTGCCGCGGTGGGTGACTGGTCACCCCGGCTCCGCGACGGTGACCTGCTGCGGCCCACGCCGACCGGGTTCCAGTTGCTGCTGCACGGCATCGACCACGAGGAGGTCCCCGCGCTGCTGGAGCGTCTGGGCGTCGTCGGCAGCGACGAGGACCAGCCGGTGATCGTCTCCGTCGCGGGACCACAGGAGGTGCTGATGATGTCGGCCGGCGCCGACTGGGAGACCGGGGCCGAGCCCGTCCGCTACCCCATGGCCGTCGGCGCCGAGAACGACGTGATCGCCATGCCGGTGCACCTCACCCCCGACGAAGGAACCAGCGACCGTGACGCCTGGCAACACCGCCACCATCGCCCCTGACCCGGGGCGTCGTCCGGCCGTCACCGGCCCGCGCCACGCGAAGCCGGTCACCCGCCCGCCGTGGTGGCCGACCGGTCGCCGCGGCGTCGCGATCGTGGCCGGTGCCGTCCTGCTGGCCGCCTTCGCCGTGCGCGCCGTCGGGCTGAGCCGGTCCTTCGAGCTGTGGGTCGACGAGATGCGGTACGCCGAGCTCGGCCGGTCGGTCAGTCTCGGGCAGCTGCCCAATCTGTCCGACGGACCGTTCTTCCTGCACCCACCGGGGTTCTTCCTCGCCGAAGCGGTCACCATCAGGCTCTTCGCGCTGGGCGGCGACAGCATGAGCCTGGTCTACGAGCTGCGGTGGCTCAACGCCTTCGTCGGGGCGGTCGGCATCATGGTGCTGTTCCTCATCGTCCGCGCCGTCACCACGGCCGGGATGGCCGCCGTGGTGGCCGTCGTGGCCATGTTCGAGCCGTTCGTGCTGCGCAACAACAGCCACCTGATGCTGGAGACCCTGGGCACCACGGCGACTCTCGTGGGCATCCTGCTGCTGGTCACGGAATTGCGCCGGACGACGCCCCGGTTCGCCCGGCTGGCCGTCGGCGGGCTGGCCATGGGCTACGGCGTCCTCACCAAGGACGTCTTCGTGGTGGCGTCGCTGGTGCCGGTGCTCGCCGCGGTGGGGTGGCGGTCGACCCTGTCCCGACGTCAGGCTGCGGCCGCCGCCGCGGGCGTGGTGCTGCCGTACGCGACGTACCTCCTGGTATTGCTGCTCAACGGCGCGATCGACGACTGGGCCCAGGCCAAGTGGTCCGGTCTGCTGCGAATGATCGGGGTGGAGCAGGACACCGGCTTCAACGCCGAGGGCGCACCCAGCCTCCTCGGTCGGCTGATCAGCCAGCTCACCCAGTTCGGCACCAGCTACGTGCTGCTGCTGGCGTGTCCCGTCGCGGGCGCCCTGGCCTGCCTCAGCCGACGTCGCGAGCGGCGCCTGATCGGTCTCGCGGCCCTGTTCATGGGGCTGCTGGGGGTGTACAGCGCGGCTTTCGGCACCTTCGAGGAGAACTACGGCTACCCGGTCCTGATCCTCAGCCTCCCGGCGGCGGCTGTGGTGGCCGCCGAACTCCTCGAGCGGCGCCCGGTCTGGTACCCGCGGGTCGCTGCCGTGACCGCCGCCTTCCTGGTCGCGGTGGTGGCCCTCGGGGTCCGCGCCGAGACCACCACGGACAACGGTTATCTGCAGGTACGGGACTGGATGGCGGCGCACCTGCCCCAGGACGTGAGGGTCGCGGTCACCAACGACACCGGTTACGTGGCCTTCGGACGCGACCCCCGCTTCGGCCTCTGGCCGTCGGCCGCCTCGATGGTCGAACACAAGGTCACCTACATCCTCACCCAGGCACTGCCCACACAGCAGGGCTACGGACGGGCCACCCACGAGATGCTGACCTGGCTGGAATCCCACGGGCAGCCGCTGATCAGGGTCGACGGCCCCACCAACGGGAGCACCGTCCTCTGGTCGGTCCCGTGGGAGAACCTCCAGGCCGGCGCCTCGCTGCACATCGGCGAATCCGACTGACGCCCGCCCGGCCGCGTCCTCCGCTTCCCCCTCCCGAGCACCGAAAGGTCGTGCAGATGAACGAGTCCGCCCACCCGGCCCGCCGCCCGGGGACGATCCGATGACGACGCGGCGGCCGTCCCGCGGCCGACGTGCGCTGACCGCCGTGCAGGATCCACCGGCATCGTCCGGCGGCACCGCGCCACCCCGGACCCCGCCGCTGCACCACCGCGCCGCCCGACGGACCGGTGCCGGGCTGGACGCCGCCGCGCGATCACTGGTCCGGTGGCAGCAGGACCGGCTGCCGGTCCTGGCCCGGGCCTACGACACCGCGGTCCTGCTGCGCCGGATGCACCACACCCTCGGCTACCGCCCCGACCTGCGAAACCCCCGCACCTACAACGAGAAACTCGCCTGGCGCATCCTCCACGATCCCAACCCGCTGATCCCACTGACCACCGACAAGGTGGCCGTCCGCGACTACGTCGCGGCCAAGGTCGGTCCGGACGTGCTGATCCCGCTGATCGGTGTGTACGAACGCGCGGTCGACATCCCGTGGGACGAGTTGCCCCGGTCGTTCGTGCTCAAGGGGGCACACGGCTGCATGATGAACCTCATCGTGCACGACAAGGACTCCCTGGACCGGTGGGAGGTGCTGCGCACGGCCGAGAAGTGGCTGCACACCAACTACTACGAGGAGTCCCGGGAACGGGCGTACCGGGAGATCCCACGGCGGTTGCTGATCGAGGAGCTGCTGACCGACGGGGACGGCGCCGTGCCGGCCGATTACAAGTTCATGGTCTTCCACGGCCGTACCGCCCTCATCCGCCTGCACACCGGCAGGTTCGGCGACCACCGGGTGAACTTCTTCGACGCCGATCTCCGTCCGGTGCCCGTCCGGCAGGTCTTCCCGACCGCGCCGGGCCTTCAGCTGCCGCCCGAGGTGCGCGAGATGGTGCCGCTGGCCGAGGCTCTCGCCGCGGACTTCGACTACGCGCGGATCGATCTGTACCACGCCCGTGGCCGCGCCTGGTTCGGCGAGATCACCCACCACGACGGCAACGCCCACGTGTGGTTCCGGCCGCCGGAGTTCGACGCGGCGCTCGGCAGCCTGTGGACCTCGCCGGCCGCCGCGACCGGCGGGCCGTCACCGGCCTGAGCCACTGCCCGCGACGTCGGCGAGCAGTCCGTACAACCGGTCCGCGCCGCGCGACCATCCCGCGTCCGCCGCGACCGCCGTCCCGCGGGCGATCATCGTCGCGCGGACCGCGGGATCGCCGACGGCCGCGTCCAGCGCCCTGGCCCACGCCGCGACGTCGTGCGGCGCCACCAGGGTGGCGGCGTCGCCGGTCACCTCGGCGACCACCGGAATGGCACTGGCGACCACCGGGGTACCGGCCGACATCGCCTCCAGCAGCGGGAGTCCGAACCCCTCGGCGACCGACGGGAAGGCGAAGGCGCCGGCCGCCCGGTACGTCGCGGCGAGCAGGTGGTCCGGGACGGCCTCGAGCTCCCGGACCCGACCGGCCAGGCCGAGAGCGGCGACCACGGACGCCACCTCGTCGTGTACCCGCGGGTCCGGCCGGCCGACCAGCACCAACGACACCGCGGGATCCATCCGGGCCAGTGCCCGGACCAGGACCGCCTGGTTCTTGTGCGGGCGCCGCGATCCCACGTTGAGGACGAAGCGGTCCGGGAGGTCCAACTCCGCCCGCGCGCGCCGGACCGCGGCGTCGTCGGTGTCGAACGCGGAGCTCTGCACACCGTTGGGGCACACCGTCACCTCCGGGACGCTGCGGTAGAAACCGCCGATGGCCGCCGCCGTCGCGGTCGACGGCACCGTCACCGCGGCGGCGCTGCGCAGGACCCTGCTGGTGTTGGCCCGGTAGGCCCACTGCCGGGCCCGGCCGCCGGTCAACCGGAGGTCACCCTCGAAGATGCAGTCGTGCACGGTCACCACCGTCGGGCACGGCGCCCACAGCGGGGCGAGGGCGTGATAGGGCTCGTACAGGACGCCCGCGTCGAGTCGCCGCAGCAGGCGGGCCAGTCCGGCGACCCGGTACGGGGCGGTGACCGGCACGTCGGTGGTGATCACGTCCACGGCCGGGTCGAGGCGCTCGAACGACATCCAGCCGGGCAGCACCGGCGGCCGGAGCAGCCGGACCGGCACGTCGGTGGCCGGGAAGTGCGAGACCATCTCGAGAATGACGCGGGCGATTCCGAAGCACTGGGGCTGACCCAGCATCCGACCGTCGATCACGATACTGCGCACGTGGTCACGTCCATTTCTCCAGGCACCACCGCCGAATCAGTCGGCGACCACCGGGAGCCTTTTCCGGTGACCGTCGACGGTCATTCCATTCTCCCTCATGTGCGCGCTCGTGCCCATCGGGCACAACGGCGGACGGGAATGGCGCCCCGACGGATCCGGACGCCATTCCCGTCGCTGTCGTGGGTGACTCTCAGCAGCCCGTCGTCCCGCTCACGACGTTGCCCGTGCCGGCCACCACGGTGAGCGATCCGGTGGCGCAGGCCCGGTTGTTCGTCACCTTCACGTTGGCGGGGCGGCCGGTGATGCGGACGCCGTTGCGCGCGTTGTCGTGGAAATCGTTACCGGTGATGGACACGTCGCGGACGAGTCCATCGGAGTTGTAGTAGCCGGTGATGATGCCGGCCGGAGAACCCCAGATCTCGTTCCCCGCGACCGTGACGTTGTAGACCACGTCCGACGACGTCGACAGGGCGAACTGCATGCCGTGGCCGTGCCGGCCCCCGCGGACCTTGTTGCCGACGTAGCGGACGTCGTGGACGCTGCCGCCGTCCATCGTGTGGGCGACCAGGCCGTCGTCGCCGTCGCCGGTGGCCCCGCCCGCGCCCTGGTCCACGGTGTTGCGCACGACGTCGCCGAAGCTCGAGTTGAGGATGTGGATACCGTCGAGCTGGTCGTAGCGGCCCTGGGTGCGGGTGCTGGTGGCGCTGCCGACGATGCAGAAGCGCTTGCTGGACGCGGCCACGATCGAGTAGGTGAAC
It includes:
- a CDS encoding glycosyl hydrolase family 28-related protein, translated to MSSSRRLSALTLAVATAVSGLLGAGTAVAAVVPGCDISQATGATATTVHRATGASPDDGTDDRTAIQAAINRASAAGGGVVSLPAGTFLVSGALTLKSNVALKGQGPATVVKAGPNFLSSVGPYRGRPLITTNRAVNVTVADLTADQSGDTLNGNVSGRLNEYLVDVRWSTNAVISGVTTKNPFTYSIVAASSKRFCIVGSATSTRTQGRYDQLDGIHILNSSFGDVVRNTVDQGAGGATGDGDDGLVAHTMDGGSVHDVRYVGNKVRGGRHGHGMQFALSTSSDVVYNVTVAGNEIWGSPAGIITGYYNSDGLVRDVSITGNDFHDNARNGVRITGRPANVKVTNNRACATGSLTVVAGTGNVVSGTTGC
- a CDS encoding chorismate mutase, yielding MNSTTVIPGGVDATPVAGVPVGGLPIPTDQDEIDRYRVEIDRIDEWLVTAVRRRTELSRAIGAARRDLGGPRVVYSRELSILRRFRGLGPRGTDLGLLLLELGRGSLGHALVPLPDESTPAASAVHA
- a CDS encoding glycosyltransferase, which gives rise to MTAVPLRPDDREIDSALADLAASVAPGPTAPGDGHHPVGDHQLEIVIPALNEETRIGPTLAAVCRYLATLPFRSSVIVVDNGSADGTPDVVRRWNSAAVPVRLMGCRHAGKGAAVKAGVLASRARWVGYCDADLSTPITTLAQVLRELEAGSRVVIGSRRCAGASYRQQQPLVRRTAGWAFRRLTRSVALGVADTQCGFKFFDRPTAQRLFAQVWTTGFAFDVELLSAAHRLGVPVVEVPVEWSDQEGSTLRVLDQALRVLREVHYLRTLDATGSADGDVAIVAPPTVVVPPTLTAESSASAEISVIDTAPTGPDGPLDRTLDASLEERRVG
- a CDS encoding glycosyltransferase family 4 protein, whose translation is MRIAILNWRDFRHPEAGGAELYCHEVARELAADGHRVVLVTSRPERTRGRENRDGYTIVRRGGRFTVYPAVLWWLLIHRNRVDAVLDSQNGIPFFAPLAVRRRTAVVLLMHHVHQDQFGLYFGRLGAAVGRWLEATVARRVYGHRPVAAVSPSTRAAVRRRLRFRGPIRLAPCGLPTELPADRARSATPRIVTVGRLVPHKQLRLLVDAMPVVSATVPDVELHLVGDGPDRPFLEALAAVRGVSDRVVFHGRVPDHVRDDLLGSAWLTVNPTRGEGWGLSVMEANRHGVPTVALRVDGIRDSVVDGVTGWLVDAPGELGPTIARALTTLADPVESHRWEAATRGWSARFTWRRTAEHLGAMLRQELARREQAIDRRSVSTDLATVIEVPAAAVGDWSPRLRDGDLLRPTPTGFQLLLHGIDHEEVPALLERLGVVGSDEDQPVIVSVAGPQEVLMMSAGADWETGAEPVRYPMAVGAENDVIAMPVHLTPDEGTSDRDAWQHRHHRP
- a CDS encoding tyrosinase family protein; the protein is MKTSGAYDDFIRRHMTAMNTPTPAGAESNAGHSGPIFLPWHRACLWELETMLIAAAPAGTTPIAGIPYWAWEVEARLNAGNPRRSKLWTPAYLGGDGDMAAGNRVLNGPFADWQALIWNNSTRSFNRRTSAGLIRLLGRDSAGSSTLPDENQIADLMTYTTYDRPPYNKSSTSSFRNRLEGWLGGPRLHNQVHRWVAGDMLVGTSPNDPVFWLHHANVDRLWWTWQSAATPRRPYAPTNASAGTSYAGQRADDVMTSLLWSGWTPNGVQDISTLHDAQTAGTPGYSYI
- a CDS encoding ATP-grasp fold amidoligase family protein, producing MTTRRPSRGRRALTAVQDPPASSGGTAPPRTPPLHHRAARRTGAGLDAAARSLVRWQQDRLPVLARAYDTAVLLRRMHHTLGYRPDLRNPRTYNEKLAWRILHDPNPLIPLTTDKVAVRDYVAAKVGPDVLIPLIGVYERAVDIPWDELPRSFVLKGAHGCMMNLIVHDKDSLDRWEVLRTAEKWLHTNYYEESRERAYREIPRRLLIEELLTDGDGAVPADYKFMVFHGRTALIRLHTGRFGDHRVNFFDADLRPVPVRQVFPTAPGLQLPPEVREMVPLAEALAADFDYARIDLYHARGRAWFGEITHHDGNAHVWFRPPEFDAALGSLWTSPAAATGGPSPA
- a CDS encoding FadR/GntR family transcriptional regulator, coding for MTVIEHPARGGYAERGVGNRAEQIAERIAELVRGALPGSRLGYKHELRHLCGGSVGTFNEALRLAQSRGLIVARPGPGGGVFVADRPTPSGRARVSWDGAAVPVAEAVRIRDALEPLVVEDAIWHASPADIASLRTVVHRAGEAAAGHDVRMFVQWDRDLHAAMADLSPHAALRGMYRLVLDAVLHDGSAMLRLRKDTAGRLQSRHQGQVELLAALEARDLAGALHALRDDDTADPELRRPS
- a CDS encoding ArnT family glycosyltransferase, whose protein sequence is MTPGNTATIAPDPGRRPAVTGPRHAKPVTRPPWWPTGRRGVAIVAGAVLLAAFAVRAVGLSRSFELWVDEMRYAELGRSVSLGQLPNLSDGPFFLHPPGFFLAEAVTIRLFALGGDSMSLVYELRWLNAFVGAVGIMVLFLIVRAVTTAGMAAVVAVVAMFEPFVLRNNSHLMLETLGTTATLVGILLLVTELRRTTPRFARLAVGGLAMGYGVLTKDVFVVASLVPVLAAVGWRSTLSRRQAAAAAAGVVLPYATYLLVLLLNGAIDDWAQAKWSGLLRMIGVEQDTGFNAEGAPSLLGRLISQLTQFGTSYVLLLACPVAGALACLSRRRERRLIGLAALFMGLLGVYSAAFGTFEENYGYPVLILSLPAAAVVAAELLERRPVWYPRVAAVTAAFLVAVVALGVRAETTTDNGYLQVRDWMAAHLPQDVRVAVTNDTGYVAFGRDPRFGLWPSAASMVEHKVTYILTQALPTQQGYGRATHEMLTWLESHGQPLIRVDGPTNGSTVLWSVPWENLQAGASLHIGESD
- a CDS encoding glycosyltransferase family 4 protein; the protein is MRSIVIDGRMLGQPQCFGIARVILEMVSHFPATDVPVRLLRPPVLPGWMSFERLDPAVDVITTDVPVTAPYRVAGLARLLRRLDAGVLYEPYHALAPLWAPCPTVVTVHDCIFEGDLRLTGGRARQWAYRANTSRVLRSAAAVTVPSTATAAAIGGFYRSVPEVTVCPNGVQSSAFDTDDAAVRRARAELDLPDRFVLNVGSRRPHKNQAVLVRALARMDPAVSLVLVGRPDPRVHDEVASVVAALGLAGRVRELEAVPDHLLAATYRAAGAFAFPSVAEGFGLPLLEAMSAGTPVVASAIPVVAEVTGDAATLVAPHDVAAWARALDAAVGDPAVRATMIARGTAVAADAGWSRGADRLYGLLADVAGSGSGR